One Corynebacterium yudongzhengii DNA window includes the following coding sequences:
- a CDS encoding ATP-dependent DNA helicase: MEEKFNPVIPPHPQVRLVRPSVEPPVARDWPVAVPTSGRWRVTGSAGSGVSSFVVDTVVEKILSGADPTGILVVTASKEAGARLREKLHRALLARDESYVSSAPLVRSVHSLAFALLREKHEEQIRLITGAEQDGVIRELLAGHAEDGRGGWPAEVIPALTFVGFARQLRDFLLRAVERGLRPEDLIAHGRAHDRPLWEAAGRFLEEYEQTMALSGTHNYSASELVSTVLNYELEQYWHTVIVDDAQHLDPKSGELIRKIMPGEPDGLVVVGGDPQQSVFHFRGASPEFFDSCVPDDPARDINLGASRREPARFVAVTDSVSANNNVVADYVRRAHLEDGIAWSDIAVIVRSTGDIGSVRRALLAAGVPVHINPTDVVLAEQHLVAALLLGLRALDEELSRSELEKLLLGPVGGADPVTLRRLLRGLRRYDPASRGIDTLAGYLAPNAELPEFGNVLTQRELDILHRLRRVLEAGRDAVAQGGSVEEVLWALWSATDLSNRLLATALRGGPTGSQADRDLDAVMALFDAAGDFVERHPGTGSVETFVEHITAQELPTGVRDRRTVTPEAVSVLTAHGAVGSEYRVVAVAGVQEGSWPSLGETGSLFDQEDFLDLVDRGIDPVTPVSHTAARLAEERRLFHVATTRATDKLLVTAVDNVEAAEPVEASRFLDEFREAHETTPVAAVAGPAGVAEPEAGLRILSRTSLIAELRRTVSDPARREDERRQAARQLARLARAGVPGAHPDSWASVREVSTDEELRGSRNLSPSRIEALTNCPLRAVVGRIEDEEDTPLSMSKGTLAHAYLEAIGRGVDEEYARLRTVDAFGAILNEPEWKTSSAKDSFRELLEHTHTWLQSTRDRFRQLGVEVDVDVGVIDDLRIRGRIDRLEEENDAGAVHIVDLKTSKSALTTEKVRENLQLFAYQLALSRGRLDGERITDAGEETPLEVGGATLVYPAASKTRTTIRQQVAKTEEELQEFAAGLPALAEHMRGPRLLAQTNDTCRTCPITHICPVQPEGEPLTYG; encoded by the coding sequence ATGGAAGAAAAGTTCAACCCGGTGATCCCACCCCACCCCCAAGTCCGCCTGGTCAGACCCAGCGTAGAGCCCCCGGTCGCGCGTGACTGGCCTGTCGCCGTGCCCACCTCCGGGCGCTGGCGCGTCACGGGCAGTGCCGGCAGTGGGGTGAGCAGCTTTGTAGTGGATACGGTCGTCGAGAAGATCCTCAGCGGCGCCGATCCCACCGGGATCCTCGTGGTCACCGCCTCCAAGGAGGCGGGCGCGCGCCTGCGCGAGAAGCTGCATCGGGCGCTTCTGGCGCGCGACGAGAGTTATGTGTCGAGCGCCCCGCTGGTGCGCTCCGTGCACTCGCTGGCATTTGCGCTTTTGCGCGAGAAGCACGAGGAACAGATCCGGCTCATCACCGGCGCGGAACAAGACGGCGTGATCCGGGAATTACTCGCCGGGCACGCCGAAGACGGCCGCGGCGGCTGGCCCGCCGAGGTGATCCCGGCGCTCACCTTCGTCGGCTTCGCGCGCCAGCTGCGAGATTTCCTGCTGCGCGCGGTAGAGCGCGGCTTAAGGCCCGAGGATCTCATCGCGCACGGGCGCGCCCACGACCGGCCCCTGTGGGAGGCCGCCGGGCGTTTCCTCGAAGAATACGAGCAGACCATGGCCTTAAGCGGCACGCACAACTACTCGGCCTCCGAGCTGGTCTCCACCGTGCTGAACTACGAGCTGGAACAGTACTGGCACACCGTCATCGTCGATGACGCCCAGCACTTAGATCCGAAATCCGGCGAGCTGATCCGCAAGATCATGCCGGGCGAGCCAGACGGGCTCGTGGTCGTCGGCGGGGACCCGCAGCAGTCGGTCTTCCACTTCCGGGGCGCCTCGCCGGAGTTTTTCGACTCCTGCGTGCCGGATGATCCGGCACGCGACATCAACCTGGGCGCGAGCCGGCGCGAGCCGGCCCGCTTCGTCGCCGTGACCGACAGCGTCAGCGCGAATAACAACGTGGTCGCCGACTACGTGCGCCGCGCGCACCTCGAAGACGGTATCGCCTGGTCGGATATCGCGGTGATCGTGCGCTCGACTGGCGATATCGGCAGCGTGCGCCGCGCGCTGCTCGCCGCCGGGGTGCCGGTACACATCAATCCCACCGACGTCGTCCTCGCCGAGCAACACCTCGTCGCCGCCCTGCTGCTGGGCCTGCGTGCCTTGGATGAAGAGCTCTCCCGCAGCGAGCTAGAAAAGCTCCTGCTCGGGCCCGTCGGCGGGGCGGACCCGGTGACCTTACGTCGGCTCTTGCGCGGTTTGCGCCGCTATGACCCGGCCTCCCGGGGCATCGACACGCTGGCCGGGTATCTCGCACCGAACGCCGAGCTGCCGGAGTTCGGGAACGTGCTCACCCAGCGCGAGCTCGACATCCTGCACCGCCTGCGCCGCGTGTTGGAAGCCGGGAGGGATGCGGTCGCCCAAGGCGGCAGCGTCGAGGAGGTGCTCTGGGCGCTGTGGTCGGCCACGGACCTGTCCAATCGGCTGCTGGCCACGGCCCTGCGTGGCGGGCCCACCGGCTCGCAGGCGGATCGTGATCTCGACGCCGTCATGGCGCTGTTCGACGCCGCCGGCGACTTCGTGGAACGCCACCCCGGCACCGGCTCCGTCGAGACCTTCGTCGAACACATCACCGCCCAGGAGCTGCCCACCGGCGTGCGCGATCGCCGCACCGTCACCCCCGAGGCCGTCTCCGTGCTCACCGCCCACGGCGCGGTGGGCAGCGAATACCGGGTCGTCGCCGTCGCCGGGGTCCAAGAGGGCAGCTGGCCGAGCCTCGGCGAGACCGGCTCGCTCTTCGACCAGGAAGACTTTTTGGACCTCGTCGATCGCGGGATCGACCCGGTAACCCCCGTCTCGCACACCGCGGCGCGCTTGGCGGAGGAACGCCGCCTGTTCCACGTCGCCACCACCCGGGCCACCGATAAACTCCTGGTCACCGCCGTGGATAACGTGGAGGCGGCAGAGCCGGTCGAAGCCTCCCGTTTCCTCGACGAATTCCGCGAAGCCCACGAGACGACACCTGTGGCCGCGGTCGCCGGGCCGGCCGGCGTGGCAGAACCTGAGGCCGGCCTGCGGATTCTCTCGCGCACCTCGCTGATCGCCGAGCTGCGCCGCACCGTCAGTGATCCCGCGCGCCGGGAGGACGAACGTCGCCAAGCGGCCCGCCAACTCGCCCGCCTGGCCCGCGCCGGGGTGCCCGGGGCCCACCCGGATTCCTGGGCGAGCGTGCGCGAGGTCTCCACGGACGAGGAACTGCGGGGAAGCCGCAACCTCTCGCCCTCGCGCATCGAGGCGCTGACCAACTGCCCGCTGCGCGCGGTGGTGGGGCGTATCGAGGACGAAGAGGACACCCCGCTGTCCATGAGCAAAGGCACGCTCGCGCACGCCTACCTCGAGGCGATCGGGCGCGGCGTCGACGAGGAATACGCCCGCCTGCGCACCGTGGACGCCTTCGGAGCCATCCTCAACGAACCGGAATGGAAGACCTCGAGCGCGAAGGACTCCTTCCGCGAGCTGCTTGAGCACACCCACACCTGGCTGCAGAGCACCCGTGACAGGTTCCGCCAGCTCGGGGTGGAGGTCGATGTCGACGTCGGCGTCATCGACGACCTGCGCATCCGCGGGCGCATCGACCGGCTGGAGGAAGAAAACGATGCCGGGGCGGTCCACATCGTCGACCTGAAAACCAGCAAAAGTGCCCTCACCACGGAGAAGGTGAGAGAGAACCTGCAGCTTTTCGCTTACCAGCTGGCGCTCTCGCGCGGTCGTCTCGACGGCGAACGCATCACCGATGCCGGCGAGGAGACGCCCCTCGAGGTCGGGGGCGCCACGTTGGTCTACCCCGCGGCGTCGAAAACCCGCACCACTATCCGCCAGCAGGTCGCGAAAACGGAAGAAGAGCTCCAAGAGTTCGCCGCCGGGCTGCCCGCGCTGGCCGAGCACATGCGCGGTCCCCGGCTGCTCGCTCAGACCAACGACACCTGCCGGACCTGCCCCATTACCCACATCTGCCCCGTACAGCCCGAAGGAGAGCCTTTAACCTATGGCTGA
- a CDS encoding ATP-dependent helicase, with protein MAEISPRLLAQILQGPDRRPNDQQVAATAAPPGPMLVVAGAGAGKTETMASRVLWLVANGYVDPDEVLGLTFTRKAAQELSHRIRHQLRTLAGSPKIRDLDPSGELREKLTTQQPTVLTYDSYAGQLIRQYGLLVPVEPDARLITEAELYALAHRVVTDYTGALTTTNEVPWVTETVLKLATEMDNALLDEDTVAERTQLFIDTAHELPKRQSNRKNSPEFPSDLRKWLNCQQLRLDLLPVVRALKNTLRDEGLVTFNEQMSVAARLVSQRPLVADSQRRRYRVVMLDEYQDTSHAQRILLSHLYGTPEGVEREVDESLTVTAVGDPMQAIYGWRGATVENLEEFVNDFPRRADTARRQELTTSWRNPGDVLEMANDVSEGVFFPNGETAGRQRPVAKLEPREDAGPGEVSLAHYESEKEEISAIADVMEHHFHATHDAGKPFTGAVLVRKNKQSQPIAQELAARGIPYEIVGLGGLLTMPEVADIVAIATMLIRPGNSQAALRILSGPLVGLGMKDLTALVERARNLSGRKERTVLPDDPTERLLTQLDEVTQDPPEQMAGLGDAVADIGEPERYSPAGLRRLQELSAKLRHLRTTSLAKSLPDLFADIETVFDIRTEILSRPDAVERGGAVHLDKLLSTVAAYHGDSLAGLLDYFELAKEHENGLEPGEVTVREDRVQILTAHKAKGLQWDVVAVAHADKATYTSLTETYLTKPYLVPPADAGERYEEAGDRKDFTDGGKEWIETVKAEQAEEAARLFYVAMTRTERVLSITASGKEPYAPFAQLKEKFPQVVTHWAVAAEKTTDKEEPKTGLFPALDVDEDTGAGAAFVRSALEELPAASRGETFDFWEREVDALIEEHEALSAPVVEVEIPGDLTATDMVNLSADREQFARRSRRPVPFKPNAYAKRGTAFHQWLEDRFGAQSLLDEDQLPGIGEPDLDDEQVAELKDAFLRSPWAQRTPTYVEYPFEVAIGTTMVRGRMDAIFRQPDGSWLIVDWKTGRPPVGEQKRSAEMQLAVYREAWRRIVGEDVPVDAEFYYVLHDQRLKPDDLYDGERLKEMLSLSAEGEKR; from the coding sequence ATGGCTGAGATCTCACCGCGCCTGCTTGCCCAGATCCTCCAAGGGCCCGACCGGCGACCCAACGACCAGCAGGTCGCTGCCACCGCGGCGCCTCCGGGCCCGATGCTCGTCGTCGCCGGCGCCGGTGCCGGCAAGACCGAGACGATGGCCTCGCGTGTGCTCTGGCTCGTCGCCAACGGCTACGTCGACCCGGATGAGGTGCTGGGGCTGACGTTTACGCGCAAAGCCGCCCAGGAGCTCAGCCACCGCATTCGGCACCAGCTGCGCACCCTGGCGGGCAGCCCGAAAATCCGTGACCTGGACCCCAGCGGTGAGCTGCGCGAGAAACTCACCACCCAGCAGCCCACGGTGTTGACCTATGACTCCTACGCCGGCCAGCTCATCCGCCAATACGGACTGCTCGTGCCGGTTGAGCCAGATGCCCGCCTCATCACCGAGGCCGAGCTCTACGCGCTGGCTCACCGGGTGGTCACCGACTACACAGGGGCGCTGACCACCACGAATGAAGTCCCATGGGTCACCGAGACTGTGCTCAAGCTGGCCACCGAGATGGATAACGCGCTGTTGGACGAGGACACCGTCGCCGAGCGCACCCAGCTGTTCATCGACACCGCCCACGAACTGCCCAAGCGCCAGAGTAACCGCAAAAACAGCCCCGAATTTCCGAGCGATCTCAGGAAATGGCTCAATTGCCAACAGCTGCGCCTCGACCTCTTGCCGGTGGTGAGGGCACTCAAAAACACGCTTCGCGACGAAGGCCTGGTCACCTTCAACGAGCAGATGTCCGTCGCCGCCCGGCTCGTCTCCCAGAGACCGCTGGTCGCGGACTCGCAGCGGCGCCGGTACCGGGTGGTCATGCTCGATGAGTACCAGGACACCTCGCACGCCCAGCGCATCTTGCTCTCGCACCTCTACGGCACCCCGGAAGGTGTTGAGCGCGAGGTCGACGAATCCTTGACCGTCACCGCCGTCGGCGATCCCATGCAGGCTATCTACGGCTGGCGAGGAGCGACGGTGGAAAACCTCGAGGAGTTCGTCAACGACTTCCCGCGGAGGGCGGATACGGCGCGTCGACAAGAGCTCACCACCTCGTGGCGCAACCCCGGCGACGTGTTGGAGATGGCCAACGACGTCTCCGAAGGCGTGTTCTTCCCTAACGGGGAGACTGCCGGGCGGCAGCGGCCCGTCGCCAAGCTGGAGCCGCGCGAGGACGCCGGCCCCGGCGAGGTAAGCCTCGCGCATTACGAGAGCGAGAAGGAAGAGATCTCCGCGATCGCCGATGTGATGGAACACCACTTCCACGCCACCCATGATGCGGGCAAGCCTTTTACCGGTGCGGTGCTGGTGCGCAAGAACAAACAGAGCCAGCCCATCGCCCAGGAGCTGGCCGCCCGGGGTATTCCCTATGAGATCGTGGGGCTCGGCGGGCTGCTCACGATGCCGGAGGTCGCGGATATCGTCGCGATTGCCACGATGCTCATCCGTCCCGGCAACTCGCAGGCGGCGCTGCGGATCCTCTCCGGCCCCTTGGTCGGTCTGGGGATGAAAGACCTCACCGCGCTCGTCGAGCGTGCCCGCAACCTTTCCGGGCGTAAGGAGCGCACCGTTTTGCCGGATGATCCCACCGAACGCCTGCTCACCCAGCTCGATGAGGTCACCCAGGACCCGCCGGAGCAGATGGCCGGTCTCGGCGACGCGGTGGCGGATATCGGCGAGCCCGAGCGTTACTCGCCGGCCGGGTTGCGCCGCCTGCAGGAACTCTCCGCGAAGCTGCGGCACTTGCGGACCACCAGCCTGGCGAAGTCCCTGCCGGATCTCTTCGCCGATATCGAGACCGTCTTCGATATCCGCACCGAGATCCTCAGCCGCCCGGATGCCGTGGAGCGTGGGGGAGCGGTGCACCTGGACAAGCTGCTATCCACCGTCGCCGCCTACCACGGCGATAGCCTCGCCGGTCTGCTCGATTATTTTGAGCTTGCCAAGGAGCACGAAAACGGCCTCGAGCCCGGTGAGGTCACCGTGCGCGAAGACCGCGTGCAGATCCTTACCGCGCACAAGGCCAAGGGCCTGCAATGGGATGTCGTCGCCGTGGCCCACGCTGATAAAGCCACCTATACATCCCTGACGGAAACGTATCTCACCAAACCGTATCTGGTCCCTCCCGCCGACGCCGGCGAGCGCTACGAGGAAGCCGGCGACCGCAAGGACTTCACCGACGGCGGCAAAGAGTGGATAGAAACAGTGAAGGCCGAGCAGGCTGAGGAAGCCGCGCGCCTGTTCTACGTCGCCATGACGCGCACCGAACGGGTGCTCTCCATCACCGCGAGTGGGAAAGAGCCCTATGCGCCCTTCGCGCAGCTGAAGGAGAAGTTCCCGCAGGTGGTGACGCACTGGGCTGTCGCCGCCGAGAAGACCACAGACAAGGAGGAGCCCAAGACCGGCCTGTTTCCCGCCCTGGACGTCGATGAGGACACCGGCGCCGGCGCCGCCTTTGTGCGCTCCGCGCTGGAGGAGCTGCCCGCAGCCAGCCGCGGCGAGACCTTCGACTTCTGGGAACGCGAAGTCGATGCCCTCATCGAGGAACACGAGGCTTTGTCCGCGCCCGTCGTGGAGGTTGAGATCCCTGGCGATCTCACCGCCACCGACATGGTGAACCTCAGCGCCGATCGCGAGCAGTTCGCCCGCCGCAGCCGCCGCCCCGTGCCCTTCAAACCCAACGCGTACGCCAAGCGCGGCACCGCGTTTCACCAGTGGCTCGAGGACCGCTTCGGCGCGCAGTCGCTTCTCGACGAAGACCAACTCCCCGGCATCGGCGAGCCCGATCTCGACGACGAGCAGGTCGCCGAACTCAAAGACGCCTTCCTGCGCTCGCCGTGGGCCCAGCGCACGCCCACCTACGTCGAGTACCCCTTCGAGGTGGCCATCGGCACCACCATGGTCCGCGGCCGCATGGACGCCATCTTCCGCCAGCCCGACGGCTCGTGGTTGATCGTCGACTGGAAGACCGGCCGGCCCCCGGTGGGGGAGCAGAAGCGCTCCGCCGAGATGCAGCTGGCCGTCTACCGCGAGGCCTGGCGACGCATCGTCGGTGAAGACGTCCCAGTAGACGCCGAGTTCTACTACGTCCTGCACGATCAGCGGCTGAAACCGGATGATCTCTACGACGGGGAGCGCTTGAAAGAGATGCTGTCCTTATCCGCCGAGGGCGAGAAGCGCTAG